The Paenibacillus sp. FSL R7-0345 DNA segment TCAGCATCGCTGATTGGGCCGGGGCCGCAGCTGCCGTATCGACAATAGCAACTTTCACCGGATTCACCGTCTCGGCGCCCTCTACCCCGACAACCCCTGAGAGTGAAGCCCCCAGCAGGAAAATCAGCACCACCGGCAGCAGGATCATATTGAGCAGCCAGGTGCGCGAACGCAGCTGCCGGCGCAGCTCATAGGTCATTATGGTCCAGATATTCATTCAGCGCTCCGCTCCTTCCTCAGTCCCGCAGGGTCCGTCCGGTCAGGCTAAGAAACAGCGTCTCCAGATCCGGCTCTTCGATATGCAGGGAAACAATGCTTCCTTCATGCCTGGAAAATATAAATAAAATATCCTGCAGCTCACTCTGTGAGGACGGCAGATACAGCTCAACAGTATCCTCTACAACCTCCACCCGGTTAATCCGCGGATGTCTGCCCAGCTCGCTGATCAGGCCTGGTGTAATATGGGTTGCTTTTATGACGATTTTTTCTTCATGGGCGACCCGGTCGCGCAGCTCCTTCTCGGTACCGCAGGCAATGATATGCCCTTTATCCATAATGGCTACCCGGTCGCAGATCGCTGCAACCTCCTCCATATAGTGGCTGGTGTAAATAATCGTCGAACCGAGCCTGTTCAGCGCCTTGACCGACTCCAGAATATGATTGCGCGACTGCGGGTCAATGCCGACGGTCGGCTCATCCATAATAATCAGCTTCGGGCGGTGCATGATCGCACAAGCGATATTCAGACGCCGCTTCATTCCTCCCGAGAACGTAGACGGCTTCTCTTTAGACCGGTCGCTGAGTCCGGTAAAAGCAAGCGCCTCCTCTGTCCGTTCCTTCAGCAGGCTGCCCCGCAGCCCGTACAGCTTGCCGAAGAACCGTACATTCTCCGCCGCGGTCATGTTGGCATAAAGCGCCAGATCCTGGGGAACGAGGCCAATCCGCTTTTTAACCTCAATCGGCTGCTCCTTCACGGATATCCCGTCGATCCGGATCTCACCGGAATCATATTTAAGCAGGCCGCAGATCATGCTGATGGTCGTGCTTTTCCCCGCTCCGTTTGGTCCCAGCAGCCCGAAGATTTCGCCTTCTTCAATACTGAAATTCACATGATCGACCGTAAGCTTCTGGTCATACCGTTTAACAACATCACTCAGCACTGCAAGAGTCATCCGCTCATCTCTCCTGTTCTTCTTGCTTCTATGGTTTCATTGTAGCGCATGGGGCGATCCGCCGGAGGTACGTTAAGTCATGAGCTGGTGGTGACTTAAGTCATCTCCTGAACCGGGAGCCGGGTATGCTAAGATGAATATAGACACTGACGGCCTTATATTATGATAAAAAGGATGAATCCCTTGACCAGAGAACTGCAGATCATCCGCTACGGACTGCTCATTATTCCGGCCATACTCTCCGTATATGTTTATGATTATCCGGACTACGGCTTGTTCACCTTCTACTTTCTGCTGCAGCTGCTGCTGGCGACCGCAGGCAGCCGGCTGCCCAGATCTTGGCCTGTGCTGGCTGCTATTCTTGAACTGCTATACAGTGCCTGGATGTGCCGGGAG contains these protein-coding regions:
- a CDS encoding ABC transporter ATP-binding protein encodes the protein MTLAVLSDVVKRYDQKLTVDHVNFSIEEGEIFGLLGPNGAGKSTTISMICGLLKYDSGEIRIDGISVKEQPIEVKKRIGLVPQDLALYANMTAAENVRFFGKLYGLRGSLLKERTEEALAFTGLSDRSKEKPSTFSGGMKRRLNIACAIMHRPKLIIMDEPTVGIDPQSRNHILESVKALNRLGSTIIYTSHYMEEVAAICDRVAIMDKGHIIACGTEKELRDRVAHEEKIVIKATHITPGLISELGRHPRINRVEVVEDTVELYLPSSQSELQDILFIFSRHEGSIVSLHIEEPDLETLFLSLTGRTLRD